Below is a window of Malus domestica chromosome 13, GDT2T_hap1 DNA.
attttatgaacattttgacctaaaaatatttaaattccaataaatattgaaaaattactaAATTGACACATGAAACTCATGACACACTatggaagaatatgaaacacatgataGAGATTGAAAGAATTGTAAATAGGAAGAAATGGAAATGGGAAGAAATGGTTTTGGAAGAtgatagaaagaaaaattggaagaattgtaggagaaaattgagttttgtgtaGATGTTTGagcaaatacataggtattgaaaaatcactaaattgacACATGAAACTCATGACACACTatggaagaatatgaaacacatgataGGGATTGAAAGAATTGTAAATAGGAAGAAATGGAAATGGGAAGAAATGGTTTTGGAAGATGATAGAAAGAAaatttggaagaattgtaggagaaaagtaagttttgtgtggatgtttgaacaaatacataggtatttattgAGTTTttaggtgaattttgagttaaatattttttttaattattttagccattgaatttaaatttggataattagatcttttttttaccgttagatttaattatattatatctCAGCCGCTgaatttaataaatatataaatataaaacaaacaaaaaaagtttGAATGTGAACAGTTGGATGAACCAAAGGTCCAACTGATTGTAGCCGCCAGATCATAAAAGAGTCGTTGGGCTCAGTTACCCATCAGACATCAGGGCAGACAGCCCCATGTGGGTGAGCCATATTCTCTGGGCTCCACCAAATTTTTTGGGCTAAATCTTGGAGGAAATTTGAGTgttttttttaggttttaacccttAACCTAATTTTACAACACGGGTTGAAGAGAAATAGCGAGAGGACGAATAGAAggaaaaatttagaatttactCCAAGGTTGGATTTAGTCTAAGCCCACCCCCATTACACCACATGGAGCAGAAGGAGCAGAGTTTCCCATTCAATACTAAATCCCCCAAAAAACATGTACACTACCAAACTCATGACCACCCACTTCCTCCTCTTCCAACTCTCACTCATCtccctcctcttcctcttccaccCAACACCCACCGGCGGATCCCCGTCCAACGACACAGACTTTATACGTACAAGCTGCGGCACTACGTTGTACCCTGACGTCTGCTATACCTCCCTTTCCCGCTACGCCAGCGCCGTCCAGAACAACTCGGCTCATCTCGCCAAGGTTGCCATCGGCGTCAGCCTCGCCAGGGCCCGGAGCTTAGCCGATTACCTCTCCAACATCTCCCGCCAAGCTGACTACGGCGCCGACCCCCGGGCGCCACCCGCCCTCCACGACTGCTTATCCACCATCGGCGACGCCATAGACCAGATTCGTGACTCGCTCAAGCAGATACGCCAGCTCGGTTCCACCAGCCGCGGGTCGTCGTCGTTACGGTTCCAGATGAGCAACGTGCAGACGTGGATGAGCGCCGCGCTTACGAATGAGGAGACCTGTACGGACGGATTTGATAACGTGGCGGAGGGGCCTTTGAAGACCGACGTGTCGAAACGGGTGGAGGATGTGAAGAAGGTAACCAGCAATGCGCTGGCGTTGGTTAACAGAGTTGCTGAGAAGGGCGCACCCTGATCAAATTTGAGCCTCCGTCTCTGGTTTTAGTAGGTTTTCGACCGTTAGAATTTGTAATTAGTAAGTTTGTTAATTGCATTTTACCGTTTATAATTTGTACGTATTTTCTCGCTGAATTGTGTGGATTTCAgcaacataaacattaaaaAAGCAAAATGAAGATGTAATTTCAATTACCCTATATGTCATGTGAATTGACAAAGTAAGAACTTagaaccaaggttctaaaaatcgctaggcgctagtcgggcggcgggctggggcctagcgcctaggcggctaggcggggcctaggcgggagcctaggcggactaggcggatttaagtaaatctatcatatttaaggtaaataagtgtctgcttctacttgaaatatatataatttcatcataaactacaaaatag
It encodes the following:
- the LOC103430626 gene encoding 21 kDa protein-like, producing the protein MYTTKLMTTHFLLFQLSLISLLFLFHPTPTGGSPSNDTDFIRTSCGTTLYPDVCYTSLSRYASAVQNNSAHLAKVAIGVSLARARSLADYLSNISRQADYGADPRAPPALHDCLSTIGDAIDQIRDSLKQIRQLGSTSRGSSSLRFQMSNVQTWMSAALTNEETCTDGFDNVAEGPLKTDVSKRVEDVKKVTSNALALVNRVAEKGAP